Proteins encoded by one window of Salvia splendens isolate huo1 chromosome 7, SspV2, whole genome shotgun sequence:
- the LOC121810778 gene encoding transcription factor GTE12-like, which translates to MSCYPMQFPHTVAENKTGLSSLKFKVTTKGIWNVVEDKLREGTDGPHMRPAENVMVKPSTPVKSGKRRPERSLDGQRSKKQKMDILKVKCEGTNRQRTRVSVGVGKPPEANVPSKPSMLVNFGKQRPAISSDDQRWKKQKMDSNLKLECTKILKALMSHSLARAFNEPVNPVKLKIPDYFEIIKNPMDLGTIKRKLEKNMYSGAKEFAADVLLTFENAISYNPPSHQVHCWAEILDGYFRMRWKSVDARLKHTNKSYENTRKVLENNHQILKPVGQMKAPVPEKLGNSRRISLEEKQKCRSGLVQAKPGKTALIGCSSLSGTADKVHCSQRASASANLGQLIDSKPDCDVKCTSTPLANSSVLGSDGCRVVPNEEKSPCSTSATTTESGEGWIADVQMSPKKALRIAMLKSRFADTIFKATHPTPVDHDENSDLSRMQQEKLRLEIEQLKEKTRVEAEIKAAEAAFRRKELDDLRMCRERERKAARMALEKMEKTVDIYSPPSLLKDMDILFGRNPNLKYLQRIGLYLKEEYAEEDDEDEDVNIQKFQSLKGSGLYLKEKYLEKADAEEGEIL; encoded by the exons ATGTCCTGCTACCCGATGCAATTCCCTCACACGGTTGCTGAGAATAAGACAGGTCTGAGTTCATTGAAGTTCAAAGTAACTACCAAAGGTATATGGAATGTAGTAGAAGATAAGTTACGTGAAGGCACTGATGGGCCTCATATGCGTCCTGCGGAAAATGTTATGGTGAAGCCATCTACGCCAGTGAAGTCGGGCAAGCGGAGGCCAGAAAGGTCTCTTGATGGTCAAAGGTCAAAAAAGCAAAAGATGGACATcctaaaagtaaaatgtgaagGCACTAACAGGCAAAGAACCCGAGTTTCTGTTGGTGTAGGTAAGCCTCCTGAGGCTAATGTTCCATCGAAGCCATCAATGCTAGTAAACTTCGGCAAGCAGAGGCCAGCAATATCTTCTGATGATCAAAGGTGGAAAAAGCAGAAGATGGACAGCAATTTAAAACTTGAGTGCACTAAGATTTTGAAAGCATTGATGAGTCATAGTTTGGCACGGGCATTTAATGAGCCAGTCAATCCAGTGAAGCTGAAGATTCCTGATTACTTCGAGATAATAAAGAACCCAATGGACTTGGGAACAATCAAACGTAAACTGGAGAAAAATATGTACTCTGGTGCCAAGGAATTTGCTGCTGACGTGCTCCTGACTTTTGAAAATGCAATATCATATAATCCTCCTTCACACCAAGTTCATTGCTGGGCAGAGATATTGGATGGTTATTTCAGGATGAGGTGGAAATCAGTAGATGCAAGACTGAAGCATACCAACAAAAGTTATGAAAACACCAGGAAAGTTTTAGAAAACAATCACCAAATTTTGAAGCCAGTTGGTCAGATGAAAGCTCCTGTGCCTGAAAAACTTGGCAACTCAAGGCGGATATCACTAGAGGAAAAACAGAAGTGCAGATCAGGTCTTGTGCAA GCCAAGCCTGGAAAAACAGCACTAATTGGATGTTCATCATTGAGCGGAACTGCTGACAAAG TGCATTGTAGTCAACGAGCTTCGGCATCTGCCAACCTTGGCCAATTAATTGACTCCAAGCCT GATTGTGATGTCAAATGTACTTCAACACCTCTTGCAAACAGCTCTGTTCTAGGCTCAGATG GTTGTCGGGTTGTTCCCAATGAAGAAAAAAGTCCTTGTTCAACATCTGCCACTACTACTGAATCTGGTGAAG GCTGGATTGCTGATGTCCAAATGTCGCCAAAGAAGGCTTTGCGGATTGCAATGCTGAAAAGCCGCTTTGCAGATACTATTTTCAAAGCTACACATCCGACACCTGTGGATCAT GATGAGAACTCTGATCTTTCACGAATGCAACAAGAAAAACTGCGCCTGGAGATAGAACAGCTGAAAG AGAAAACCAGGGTTGAAGCAGAAATCAAAGCTGCTGAAGCTGCCTTTCGAAGGAAGGAGTTAGATGACTTAAGGATGTGtcgtgagagagaaagaaaagctGCAAGGATGGCATTAGAGAAG ATGGAAAAAACTGTTGATATCTATAGCCCTCCAAGTCTGTTGAAAGATATGGATATCCTGTTTGGTCGGAATCCAAATTTAAAGTATTTGCAGCGAATTGGCTTGTACTTGAAGGAGGAGTACGCGGAggaagatgatgaagatgaagatgtcAATATCCAAAAATTTCAGTCTTTGAAGGGAAGCGGCTTGTACTTGAAGGAGAAGTACTTGGAAAAAGCTGATGCAGAAGAGGGAGAAATTTTGTAG
- the LOC121741851 gene encoding eukaryotic translation initiation factor 4E-1-like isoform X1 — translation MEEELKKSSEMNKNHDGEESVTDEGEIIAGDSNAAAEAMPTLPLRHPLEHSWTFWLDHPIKNSKDKAWRGQINTFSTVEDFWSIYNGKHFPSKLGFGAFYCFKHRIEPKWEHPICAKGGKWTVTYSHNCDDFWLDTMLAMIGEQFHYGDEICGAVVNITETHEKIALWTKNAANEDFQLSIGREWKKHLDYNETIGYIVHDDAKKLGRGAKNRYTV, via the exons ATGGAAGAGGAATTAAAGAAGTCATCTGAGATGAACAAGAATCACGACGGAGAGGAATCAGTCACTGATGAAGGGGAGATCATCGCCGGCGATTCGAACGCAGCTGCGGAAGCCATGCCAACCCTGCCGCTGAGACATCCCTTGGAACATTCCTGGACATTCTGGTTGGATCATCCGATAAAAAATTCGAAAGATAAGGCGTGGAGAGGCCAGATCAACACCTTCTCCACCGTTGAAGATTTCTGGAG TATTTACAATGGTAAACACTTTCCGAGCAAGCTGGGATTTGGAGCCTTTTACTGTTTTAAACATAGAATTGAACCAAAGTGGGAGCATCCTATTTGTGCCAAAGGGGGGAAATGGACTGTCACTTACTCACATAATTGCGACGATTTTTGGCTTGACACG ATGCTTGCGATGATCGGTGAACAATTTCACTATGGAGATGAAATTTGTGGGGCAGTTGTGAATATTACAGAAACACACGAGAAAATTGCTCTATGGACAAAGAATGCTGCCAATGAAGATTTTCAG CTTAGTATTGGAAGAGAATGGAAGAAGCATCTGGATTACAATGAAACCATTGGTTACATAGTCCAT GACGATGCAAAGAAGCTTGGCAGGGGAGCCAAGAATCGATATACTGTGTAG
- the LOC121741851 gene encoding eukaryotic translation initiation factor 4E-1-like isoform X2, whose translation MEEELKKSSEMNKNHDGEESVTDEGEIIAGDSNAAAEAMPTLPLRHPLEHSWTFWLDHPIKNSKDKAWRGQINTFSTVEDFWSIYNGKHFPSKLGFGAFYCFKHRIEPKWEHPICAKGGKWTVTYSHNCDDFWLDTMLAMIGEQFHYGDEICGAVVNITETHEKIALWTKNAANEDFQCSA comes from the exons ATGGAAGAGGAATTAAAGAAGTCATCTGAGATGAACAAGAATCACGACGGAGAGGAATCAGTCACTGATGAAGGGGAGATCATCGCCGGCGATTCGAACGCAGCTGCGGAAGCCATGCCAACCCTGCCGCTGAGACATCCCTTGGAACATTCCTGGACATTCTGGTTGGATCATCCGATAAAAAATTCGAAAGATAAGGCGTGGAGAGGCCAGATCAACACCTTCTCCACCGTTGAAGATTTCTGGAG TATTTACAATGGTAAACACTTTCCGAGCAAGCTGGGATTTGGAGCCTTTTACTGTTTTAAACATAGAATTGAACCAAAGTGGGAGCATCCTATTTGTGCCAAAGGGGGGAAATGGACTGTCACTTACTCACATAATTGCGACGATTTTTGGCTTGACACG ATGCTTGCGATGATCGGTGAACAATTTCACTATGGAGATGAAATTTGTGGGGCAGTTGTGAATATTACAGAAACACACGAGAAAATTGCTCTATGGACAAAGAATGCTGCCAATGAAGATTTTCAG TGTTCAGCTTAG
- the LOC121742509 gene encoding SH3 domain-containing protein 3-like: MDAFRKQASKLREQVAKQQQAVIKQFGGSGYESSGVMVIDEVELQMHHQLEKLYRSTRSGREFQKEVVKAAEAFTAVGYKHIEAGTKLSEDCSRYGAENTYDEVLAKAASVYGEARKHVEKEQDDFNRLLFTQVLEPLRAMVTGTPLEDARHLAQRYSKMRQEAEAQAAEVCRRQARVRESPIPENVAKLHAAETRMQELKANMAVLGKEAAAALSAVEAQQQRLTFQRLIAMVEGERTYHERVATILGNIETEVVSEKQRKEAAPPVTPLVHASDKTKYFLAEAIIAFDAETDKELSLAVGDFVVVRKVNPSGWSEGECKGRAGWFPSKYVEKRQRVPTNYTAAEVY, encoded by the exons ATGGATGCTTTCAGGAAACAAGCCAGTAAACTCAGAGAGCAAGTCGCCAAGCAGCAGCAG GCTGTGATAAAGCAGTTCGGTGGAAGCGGCTATGAAAGTTCGGGGGTTATGGTTATTGATGAGGTTGAGTTGCAGATGCATCACCAATTGGAGAAATTGTACAGATCCACTCGATCCGGAAGG GAGTTTCAGAAAGAAGTTGTCAAAGCAGCTGAGGCTTTCACTGCTGTGGGTTATAAACATATAGAAGCTG GCACCAAGTTGTCTGAAGATTGTTCCAGATACGGTGCAGAGAATACGTATGATGAGGTTCTTGCGAAGGCTGCATCTGTATATGGGGAAGCCCGAAAACATGTGGAGAAGGAGCAGGATGATTTCAACAGATTGTTGTTTACACAG GTGTTAGAACCCTTGAGAGCAATGGTTACCGGTACTCCCCTGGAAGATGCTAGACACCTTGCTCAACGATATAGTAAAATGAGACAAGAAGCTGAGGCACAG GCAGCTGAAGTTTGTAGGCGCCAAGCACGTGTAAGGGAATCACCTATTCCTGAAAATGTGGCAAAGCTGCATGCTGCAGAAACTAGAATGCAGGAACTCAAAGCAAATATGGCAGTACTTGGTaaagaagcagcagcagcattaTCTGCTGTAGAAGCGCAGCAACAGAGGCTTACGTTTCAGAGACTTATAGCAATG GTCGAAGGTGAAAGGACATATCATGAACGTGTTGCTACAATTCTTGGAAATATTGAAACTGAG GTGGTTTCAGAGAAACAGAGGAAAGAGGCGGCTCCACCTGTGACTCCTCTTGTTCACGCTTCAGATAAAACAAAGTATTTTCTGGCTGAG GCAATTATTGCATTTGATGCTGAAACAGATAAGGAACTGAGCCTAGCAGTGGGAGATTTTGTTGTTGTTCGGAAG GTGAATCCATCTGGGTGGTCAGAAGGCGAATGCAAAGGCAGAGCAGGATGGTTTCCATCGAAGTATGTGGAGAAGCGCCAAAGAGTTCCCACGAATTATACAGCAGCTGAAGTTTATTAA
- the LOC121741089 gene encoding uncharacterized protein LOC121741089: MPSGAKKRKAAKKKKENPNPSHNHSDSAPAHSHGDDDVKHEKLLAEAEAGGASSTEGSRVGVEKDIKIEDESGVNDSIIDHNGENRKPYDGGSSGSCGSSSSSSDDENSGIKKGEAESSIASEVSVGVDDSLSGKPVESVCDSTVESIAAAIESDVLSQADISVAPLVVECTLEGNEGKKLGSVEERICTSVEEADVVGSAEITPKTLDPKECVTQENDDRSTLPRVALDNGAQCVKDSNVTQPVVAPSPYPVQKTTWKSCCGLFEMFSGSGD, encoded by the exons ATGCCGTCAGGTGCGAAGAAGCGAAAAGctgccaagaagaagaaggagaatcCAAATCCGTCCCACAATCACTCTGATTCTGCTCCTGCTCACTCTCACG GGGATGATGATGTGAAGCACGAGAAGCTTCTGGCCGAAGCAGAGGCGGGAGGTGCTTCTTCCACGGAAGGATCTCGAGTTGGGGTGGAGAAGGATATCAAGATTGAGGATGAATCGGGTGTGAACGATAGCATCATCGACCACAATGGGGAAAACAGGAAGCCTTATGATGGAGGTTCATCTGGGAGTTgtggcagcagcagcagcagctcagATGATGAGAACAGTGGAATCAAGAAAGGGGAAGCTGAGTCGAGCATTGCTTCCGAGGTATCAGTGGGAGTGGATGATTCTTTATCTGGAAAGCCAGTTGAGTCTGTTTGTGATTCAACTGTGGAAAGCATCGCTGCAGCCATAGAATCTGATGTGCTTTCTCAAGCTGACATCTCTGTGGCTCCTCTTGTTGTTGAGTGTACACTAGAGGGGAATGAGGGGAAAAAGCTTGGCTCGGTCGAAGAAAGAATTTGCACCTCAGTTGAAGAAGCAGATGTTGTTGGATCTGCTGAGATCACTCCAAAAACCTTAGATCCAAAAGAATGTGTTACACAAGAAAATGATGATAGATCAACACTTCCTAGAGTTGCTTTAGATAATGGAGCACAATGCGTTAAAGATTCTAACGTTACACAG CCGGTGGTGGCTCCTTCTCCGTATCCAGTTCAAAAAACGACGTGGAAAAGTTGCTGTGGATTGTTTGAAATGTTTTCGGGGTCTGGTGATTAA
- the LOC121741090 gene encoding membrane protein PM19L-like isoform X2, translated as MAPPLQNLPLLLLCLNFCMYAIVVGIGAWSINRAIDHSFIIEKGFVLPAHFSPIYFPMGNAATGFFVIFSLIAGVVGVASAISGLNHICYWGMDSLPAAAVGGTIAWSLTILAMGFAWKQIDLTHRNSRLITMEAFITILSATQLFYIALIHGGAVEARGTKSKEATGKTSAEARGRT; from the exons ATGGCGCCGCCGCTGCAAAACCTACCGCTGCTGCTTCTGTGTCTCAACTTCTGCATGTACGCCATCGTTGTGGGCATCGGTGCTTGGAGCATCAACAGAGCTATCGACCACAGCTTCATCATCG AGAAAGGCTTTGTTCTGCCTGCGCATTTCTCGCCTATATACTTCCCCATGGGAAACGCGGCCACTGGATTCTTCGTCATCTTCTCTTTGATTGCTGGAGTTGTGGGAGTTGCTTCTGCCATCTCGGGACTCAACCATATTTGTTACTGGGGCATGGATAGTCTCCCTGCAGCTGCTGTCGGCGGCACCATTGCCTGGAGTCTTACGATTCTGGCCATGGG GTTTGCGTGGAAACAGATCGATTTGACCCACAGAAATAGCCGTTTG ATAACAATGGAAGCTTTCATCACAATCCTGTCAGCTACTCAGCTCTTCTACATCGCCCTCATCCATGGAGGCGCTGTGGAAGCGAGGGGAACAAAATCCAAGGAGGCGACAGGAAAAACATCTGCAGAGGCAAGGGGACGAACATGA
- the LOC121741090 gene encoding membrane protein PM19L-like isoform X1 — protein sequence MAPPLQNLPLLLLCLNFCMYAIVVGIGAWSINRAIDHSFIIGNTYQNSTHSISLFSLTLRFLPTEKGFVLPAHFSPIYFPMGNAATGFFVIFSLIAGVVGVASAISGLNHICYWGMDSLPAAAVGGTIAWSLTILAMGFAWKQIDLTHRNSRLITMEAFITILSATQLFYIALIHGGAVEARGTKSKEATGKTSAEARGRT from the exons ATGGCGCCGCCGCTGCAAAACCTACCGCTGCTGCTTCTGTGTCTCAACTTCTGCATGTACGCCATCGTTGTGGGCATCGGTGCTTGGAGCATCAACAGAGCTATCGACCACAGCTTCATCATCGGTAACACATATCAAAACTCAACCCACAGTATATCACTTTTCTCACTGACTCTTCGTTTCCTCCCTACAGAGAAAGGCTTTGTTCTGCCTGCGCATTTCTCGCCTATATACTTCCCCATGGGAAACGCGGCCACTGGATTCTTCGTCATCTTCTCTTTGATTGCTGGAGTTGTGGGAGTTGCTTCTGCCATCTCGGGACTCAACCATATTTGTTACTGGGGCATGGATAGTCTCCCTGCAGCTGCTGTCGGCGGCACCATTGCCTGGAGTCTTACGATTCTGGCCATGGG GTTTGCGTGGAAACAGATCGATTTGACCCACAGAAATAGCCGTTTG ATAACAATGGAAGCTTTCATCACAATCCTGTCAGCTACTCAGCTCTTCTACATCGCCCTCATCCATGGAGGCGCTGTGGAAGCGAGGGGAACAAAATCCAAGGAGGCGACAGGAAAAACATCTGCAGAGGCAAGGGGACGAACATGA